In Robbsia sp. KACC 23696, a single window of DNA contains:
- a CDS encoding type VI secretion system ImpA family N-terminal domain-containing protein, translated as MDNLASSLIWQPALTLPDLLVQQWTAACMPLPPAVQAASGPGGASLRYAPTYHTIRAAREEDDPTLPRGDWDRPLKRADWPAVARLCVETLQLHSKDFQAAAWLSEAWTRQYGTLGICASIALVEHMLDEDWEHGFPSIADGDLDPRTGVIVWWRDTLVRCLTHRIALLPLRERQVSLEDWLRLVQSGQALRVTSDQDDEDVTLDRDALIASVDDTMLATLVMHRRACAAALHRLPGLVAKIDAVITDDAPSFERMALQLDALRRAANSLIDERAPDDEVAPLAPSSAFAPFPLVSDGIDMSSSTPIDDTSPLTVVHDSVTSVTPMTSIDADAPPSPVLPMNEAVGALPDPAHQLTIALGPTTRVVETPHGPLAIHDRQHAYAIMEALARYLSETEPHSPTAYLLMRGVSWGSMSLLELMHDISQDEGDLQRYFSAIGVRS; from the coding sequence ATGGACAACTTGGCATCCAGCCTGATCTGGCAACCGGCGCTGACGCTGCCCGACCTGCTCGTGCAGCAGTGGACCGCCGCCTGCATGCCGTTACCGCCTGCGGTGCAAGCGGCGAGCGGCCCGGGCGGCGCGTCGCTACGTTATGCGCCGACGTATCACACCATCCGCGCCGCGCGCGAGGAAGACGATCCCACATTGCCACGCGGGGACTGGGATCGGCCGTTGAAGCGCGCAGACTGGCCTGCCGTCGCCCGACTCTGCGTGGAAACGTTGCAGTTGCACAGCAAAGATTTCCAAGCGGCAGCGTGGCTAAGCGAAGCCTGGACACGGCAGTACGGAACACTGGGGATCTGCGCCAGCATTGCGCTCGTCGAGCATATGCTGGATGAAGACTGGGAGCACGGTTTCCCGTCGATCGCCGACGGCGACCTCGATCCGCGCACCGGTGTGATCGTATGGTGGCGTGACACGCTCGTACGATGTTTGACGCATCGGATCGCGTTATTGCCACTGCGCGAACGCCAGGTGTCGCTTGAAGATTGGTTGCGCCTGGTGCAATCCGGGCAGGCCTTGCGCGTGACGTCGGACCAGGATGACGAAGATGTCACGCTCGACCGGGACGCGTTGATCGCCAGCGTCGACGACACGATGCTCGCGACGTTGGTGATGCATCGGCGGGCCTGCGCCGCCGCCTTGCATCGGCTGCCCGGTCTGGTCGCGAAAATCGATGCAGTGATCACCGACGACGCGCCGAGCTTTGAGCGAATGGCCTTGCAACTGGACGCGTTGCGACGCGCGGCCAACAGTCTGATCGACGAGCGAGCGCCGGACGACGAAGTCGCGCCGCTCGCCCCTTCATCCGCCTTCGCGCCTTTCCCCCTTGTTTCGGACGGAATCGATATGTCCTCCTCAACGCCAATCGACGACACGTCACCGCTGACGGTCGTTCACGATTCCGTGACGAGCGTGACGCCCATGACCTCGATCGATGCGGACGCCCCGCCGTCGCCGGTATTGCCGATGAACGAAGCGGTGGGCGCGTTGCCGGACCCGGCACATCAATTGACCATTGCGCTCGGCCCGACTACACGCGTCGTGGAGACGCCGCACGGACCGCTGGCTATCCATGACCGCCAGCACGCCTACGCCATCATGGAGGCCTTGGCGCGCTACCTGTCGGAAACAGAGCCGCATAGCCCTACCGCCTATCTATTGATGCGCGGCGTGTCGTGGGGATCGATGTCGTTGCTCGAATTGATGCACGACATCTCGCAGGATGAAGGCGATCTGCAGCGGTATTTCAGCGCCATTGGCGTCAGAAGCTAG
- the tssK gene encoding type VI secretion system baseplate subunit TssK: MSNPRNPLVERVEWHEGMILSPQHFQQMNARMDSLAAWHTLAAAPFAWGVRNLSIDANLLPGGWLRVLSLDALMPDGTAISYDSADPLHAPLEIALHPFADKLDSQALDLYLTLPVTRTMRHKGGVRRYRSVPGPLVDDDVSDAPPMDLSLQIANLTLHIGEVPSVHYTSLRLGALVRENEVYRLNRTLPPLLEVQPDMSLWQRVAALLAQLRAKAAFIAKQTANPSSRIDERLAQLELRDRLRSLLSDLPLVEAVLRTPHLHPLPLYLALTKMLGSLSLLKPGAVPPVPLDYDHADPGAIFEPLLGWLDAAIAEVSQQYRELKFEMNAGTFQLRLSAEALPQRLYIGLRGQSEKDLTGWMSGAIVGAAPLYPSLRERRVLGAARYRVDEAPELGVRAGSGYLLYALDASRGDILPGESLMISHVNENAAALRPQEVVLFSRG; the protein is encoded by the coding sequence ATGAGCAACCCTCGCAATCCGCTGGTCGAACGCGTCGAGTGGCACGAGGGGATGATCCTGTCCCCGCAGCACTTTCAGCAAATGAATGCGCGCATGGACAGCCTGGCGGCCTGGCATACGCTCGCCGCCGCGCCGTTCGCCTGGGGCGTGCGTAACCTGTCGATCGATGCGAACCTGCTGCCCGGCGGCTGGCTGCGCGTGCTCTCGCTCGACGCACTGATGCCCGACGGAACTGCCATCTCGTACGACAGCGCGGATCCCTTGCACGCGCCGTTGGAAATCGCGCTGCATCCCTTCGCCGACAAGCTCGATAGTCAGGCGCTCGACCTCTATCTGACCTTGCCTGTCACCCGCACGATGCGGCACAAGGGCGGGGTGCGGCGCTATCGGTCCGTACCCGGGCCGCTGGTGGATGACGACGTATCCGACGCGCCGCCGATGGACCTGTCGCTGCAGATCGCCAATCTGACCCTGCACATTGGCGAGGTGCCCTCCGTGCATTACACATCGCTACGCCTGGGCGCATTGGTGCGCGAGAACGAGGTCTATCGCCTGAACCGTACGCTTCCGCCGCTGCTCGAAGTGCAGCCCGACATGTCGCTTTGGCAGCGGGTGGCGGCTTTACTCGCGCAGCTTCGCGCGAAGGCCGCCTTTATCGCCAAGCAGACGGCGAATCCGTCCTCACGCATTGACGAGCGACTCGCGCAACTCGAACTCCGCGACCGTTTGCGCAGCTTGCTGTCGGACCTGCCGCTAGTGGAAGCGGTCTTGCGCACCCCGCATCTGCACCCTCTACCGCTGTATCTCGCGCTGACCAAGATGCTGGGCTCACTCTCGCTGCTCAAGCCGGGCGCGGTACCGCCGGTTCCGCTCGATTACGATCACGCCGATCCAGGCGCGATATTCGAGCCGCTGCTGGGCTGGCTCGATGCGGCCATCGCCGAGGTCAGCCAACAGTACCGCGAACTGAAATTCGAGATGAATGCCGGAACCTTCCAGTTGCGGCTTTCGGCGGAGGCATTGCCGCAACGGCTGTATATCGGCCTGCGCGGGCAATCGGAAAAAGATCTGACGGGCTGGATGAGTGGTGCCATCGTCGGCGCGGCGCCGTTGTATCCGTCGTTGCGTGAGCGCCGCGTCTTGGGCGCGGCGCGCTATCGCGTGGACGAGGCTCCGGAACTGGGCGTCCGAGCCGGTTCCGGTTACCTGCTTTATGCATTGGACGCTTCCCGTGGCGATATCTTGCCCGGCGAGTCCTTGATGATCAGCCACGTCAACGAAAATGCGGCGGCTTTGCGGCCGCAGGAAGTCGTTCTGTTCTCGCGAGGCTAG
- a CDS encoding type VI secretion system protein encodes MLSNGLFLISLVVLALVILAVLGGVFFFAARRSASATDKSARGNPRTVRLRSDTLRASFRHAVELIEANIATRNERYNIPWVLVLNEGADAGRLPIAQSGVASMLSAESASAASTQGIGWEFFDHGIVIDLQGEYLGAPDDDSDTAEKPWDEFLGLCRTYRPQRPFDSLVLTVPASLLLSDSVDARRELTSRAKLAHRRLWLAQNRFAMRFAIYLVISECEHVEGFSTFARALPETMRASMLGWSSPYDLSTQYQTDRLDAAFTSILHSVSDVGAEVLALDGTPERASAICMLPSRIDAMREQLRLYTDELMRPSAYHEPFLLRGIYLTGDSSESIERVAALDSDASTVIGMAQADWREPVFGSAAAPVEGGDTGIGPAVPGGFGARSRHDLLGQLSLQPAFLRDLFERKVFAERGLTRPSRTQHLSRPLLRRSLRYTTIGLLCIWGVGLVFASTALHQSARQWVDALWQLHRQQQLHDTVLQDGATPSSDADRQNTLLLLSLSQRFDPVTSAYVFMPGAWPIFDDLQRAVGVRLQRAFGESAVTTVQREIAARVATLTGSERDPGTGQLIVGADCRAPVIPNAATQRPVGLRVEDQPEMAALQGYVASLTQLQNTLDALQRLRRAATANVDDLRLVIAYTLGTQPQGDLRRALPYFYADGGRLGPLFDNDLPVMRTAARCALDKGTSRLGDHLFANNPLILADRNVINGLAGISIDGGTGGTAASLDRYQQIVNGIQSESDLVASSGGAWMRPDGPSLGTAFDRLVAQVGRVALLGPEAADRLRTDTNAALSAFRATSGRRFDAPDSGVRWDAKESHFVLSPDRIALRDALTNLMNQPFMSAPRGRTLPAAVPGSVFVWDTMQLDQITALADVRKRYLTDGLAHVAPNSVAALQSAVDAQFVAVTTDQLAGAVTVTPVVAGSDADVAGFQAAIPRLLKIAAFLDELGAHTQANAVRAIMSVDAMEHLGTVEAALINSELYAVATGGSGASGGDSTTSSGQNVLFGMFGVRDAAGLAAYLAQQSGRAQVLGQQAAVYLAALTPSDAMQPLAIRWQAIERDLERYKLKNPNSALLGIEQFLGAIAAKDGTAACADRIGNSAPTGEGGDYFSQVYQRLWLQLSNRCTREQAQAGRTRWTSFATAFNRDLAGNAPFGLNPARPADPGQVAQVDALYQAVAHVLPMHKAATRGYDAGSGGAAVQRFAAQMAQVDALLGPLFGTGASAAAGDAATGPAGAGYDLAVVFRTHRQAESEGNQIIDWSLTAGTQTIRASDPDNGTRTVRWSLGTPLTLTLRIAKNSPFVAQPDLAQPAMDTDGRTVRYRFNDPWSLFTMIQTLRVAAPSGLGVPSEEPNPTLQLAFAMRAAVPNAAVDNGNGRSGRAGSGSPAADMASAAQAQRQARVFVQLQIMPAGKKNALAWPSSMPTRAPAWNGM; translated from the coding sequence ATGCTAAGCAACGGCCTGTTCCTGATCTCGTTGGTGGTGCTTGCGCTCGTGATCCTCGCGGTCCTGGGCGGCGTGTTCTTTTTTGCCGCCAGACGCTCCGCCAGCGCCACCGATAAATCGGCGCGCGGGAATCCGCGCACCGTGCGATTGCGCAGCGACACCCTGCGCGCCTCGTTCCGCCATGCCGTCGAGCTGATCGAAGCGAATATCGCCACGCGCAACGAGCGCTACAACATCCCCTGGGTCCTGGTGCTGAACGAAGGTGCCGACGCGGGACGATTGCCGATTGCACAGTCCGGTGTCGCGAGCATGTTGAGCGCGGAATCGGCGTCGGCGGCGTCGACGCAAGGCATCGGCTGGGAGTTTTTCGATCACGGCATCGTCATCGACCTTCAGGGTGAATACCTGGGCGCGCCCGACGATGACAGCGACACCGCGGAAAAGCCGTGGGATGAGTTCCTCGGCCTGTGCCGCACCTATCGGCCGCAACGTCCGTTCGATTCGCTGGTTCTCACGGTCCCGGCATCCTTACTGCTCAGTGATTCGGTGGATGCCCGTCGCGAACTGACAAGCCGCGCCAAGCTTGCCCATCGTCGCCTCTGGCTGGCGCAGAATCGCTTTGCCATGCGCTTTGCCATCTATCTGGTGATCAGCGAATGTGAACACGTCGAAGGCTTCTCGACGTTTGCACGCGCCTTACCGGAAACGATGCGGGCTAGCATGCTGGGATGGTCATCGCCGTACGATCTGTCGACGCAATACCAGACCGACCGGCTCGACGCGGCATTTACCAGCATTCTGCACTCTGTATCGGACGTCGGCGCCGAGGTGTTGGCGCTGGACGGGACGCCGGAACGCGCGTCGGCCATCTGTATGTTGCCTTCCCGTATCGACGCGATGCGAGAACAACTGCGGCTCTATACCGACGAGTTGATGCGCCCCAGCGCTTATCACGAGCCGTTCCTGTTACGCGGCATCTATCTCACCGGCGACAGCAGCGAGTCCATCGAACGCGTGGCCGCGCTCGATAGCGACGCGAGCACGGTGATCGGCATGGCGCAGGCGGACTGGCGCGAGCCGGTTTTTGGCAGCGCGGCTGCACCGGTCGAAGGCGGCGATACCGGCATCGGCCCGGCAGTGCCAGGGGGATTTGGCGCGAGAAGCCGACACGACTTGCTTGGCCAGTTATCGCTGCAACCGGCGTTCCTCCGCGACCTGTTCGAACGCAAAGTCTTCGCCGAGCGCGGGCTAACGCGGCCGTCGCGTACGCAACATCTGAGCCGTCCGCTATTGCGGCGAAGTCTGCGCTACACGACCATCGGCCTGTTGTGCATCTGGGGCGTCGGTCTGGTGTTCGCCAGCACCGCGCTGCATCAAAGCGCCCGGCAATGGGTGGATGCGTTATGGCAATTGCACCGCCAGCAACAATTGCATGACACCGTGCTGCAAGACGGCGCCACGCCCTCATCGGACGCCGATCGACAAAACACGCTGTTGCTGCTGTCCTTGAGCCAACGGTTCGACCCCGTGACCTCGGCATACGTTTTCATGCCGGGCGCATGGCCCATCTTCGACGATCTGCAACGTGCGGTAGGCGTACGCCTGCAACGCGCCTTCGGCGAGTCGGCGGTGACGACGGTGCAGCGCGAGATTGCAGCACGCGTTGCGACCTTGACGGGTAGCGAGCGCGACCCTGGCACGGGGCAGTTGATCGTCGGTGCCGACTGCCGCGCGCCGGTTATTCCCAACGCCGCCACGCAGCGGCCCGTGGGCCTGCGCGTGGAAGATCAGCCGGAAATGGCCGCGTTGCAGGGCTACGTCGCGTCGCTGACGCAGCTGCAGAACACGCTGGACGCGCTACAACGTCTACGTCGCGCGGCGACGGCGAACGTCGACGATCTGCGTCTGGTCATCGCCTATACGCTCGGCACGCAGCCTCAGGGCGACCTGCGCCGTGCATTGCCGTATTTCTATGCCGATGGCGGCCGACTCGGGCCGCTCTTCGATAACGACTTGCCGGTCATGCGTACGGCCGCACGATGCGCACTCGACAAAGGCACGAGCCGGCTGGGCGACCATTTATTCGCCAACAATCCGCTGATCCTCGCCGACCGCAATGTGATCAATGGCTTGGCGGGGATCTCCATCGATGGCGGGACCGGTGGCACGGCAGCATCGTTGGACCGTTACCAGCAGATCGTGAATGGCATTCAATCGGAAAGCGATCTCGTCGCCTCAAGCGGCGGCGCATGGATGCGTCCGGATGGGCCCTCCCTGGGCACGGCGTTCGATCGATTGGTTGCCCAGGTAGGCCGTGTGGCGTTGCTCGGACCGGAAGCCGCGGATCGCTTACGCACCGACACGAATGCCGCGCTAAGCGCTTTTCGCGCAACGTCGGGTCGTCGCTTCGACGCACCTGACAGCGGCGTGCGATGGGATGCCAAGGAAAGTCATTTCGTCTTGAGCCCGGATCGGATCGCGCTACGCGACGCGCTGACGAATCTGATGAATCAGCCCTTCATGAGCGCGCCGCGCGGACGCACGCTGCCCGCCGCCGTGCCAGGCAGCGTATTCGTGTGGGATACGATGCAGCTCGATCAGATCACGGCCTTGGCCGATGTGCGCAAACGCTATCTGACCGATGGTCTGGCGCACGTCGCGCCGAACAGCGTTGCGGCCTTGCAGTCCGCGGTGGACGCGCAATTCGTCGCCGTCACGACGGATCAGCTTGCCGGCGCGGTCACCGTGACGCCGGTGGTCGCGGGCAGCGACGCGGACGTGGCCGGCTTCCAGGCGGCCATTCCACGCCTTCTCAAAATTGCCGCCTTCCTCGATGAGCTGGGTGCCCATACCCAGGCCAATGCGGTGCGCGCCATCATGTCCGTCGATGCGATGGAACATTTGGGAACGGTCGAAGCGGCGCTGATCAATTCCGAACTGTACGCCGTCGCGACGGGCGGTAGCGGCGCGTCTGGCGGGGACAGCACGACAAGCAGCGGGCAGAACGTCTTGTTCGGCATGTTTGGCGTGCGCGATGCGGCAGGGTTGGCTGCTTATCTCGCGCAGCAATCGGGGCGTGCGCAAGTGCTCGGACAGCAAGCGGCGGTGTACCTGGCCGCCTTGACGCCCAGCGACGCCATGCAGCCGCTGGCCATCCGCTGGCAAGCGATCGAGCGTGATCTCGAACGCTATAAGCTGAAAAATCCGAACAGCGCGCTGCTCGGCATCGAGCAGTTCCTCGGGGCCATCGCCGCGAAAGACGGCACTGCGGCGTGCGCGGATCGGATAGGGAATAGCGCGCCCACCGGCGAAGGTGGCGACTACTTCTCGCAGGTGTATCAGCGCCTGTGGCTGCAGTTATCGAATCGGTGCACGCGCGAGCAAGCACAAGCCGGCCGCACGCGTTGGACCTCGTTCGCGACGGCTTTCAATCGGGATCTCGCCGGCAACGCACCTTTCGGCCTGAATCCGGCACGTCCCGCCGATCCGGGTCAGGTCGCGCAAGTCGATGCCTTGTACCAAGCCGTTGCGCACGTCCTGCCGATGCATAAAGCGGCCACGCGCGGCTATGACGCGGGAAGCGGCGGCGCAGCCGTTCAGCGCTTTGCCGCACAAATGGCGCAGGTCGACGCACTGCTCGGTCCGCTGTTCGGCACTGGCGCCAGCGCTGCCGCCGGCGATGCCGCAACCGGCCCCGCTGGCGCCGGCTATGACCTGGCCGTCGTATTCCGCACGCACCGTCAAGCGGAAAGCGAAGGCAATCAGATCATCGATTGGTCCTTGACGGCAGGCACGCAGACGATTCGCGCGAGCGATCCTGACAACGGCACCCGCACGGTACGGTGGTCATTGGGTACGCCGCTGACATTGACACTGCGTATCGCGAAGAATTCGCCGTTCGTCGCGCAGCCCGATTTGGCGCAACCGGCGATGGACACCGATGGCCGCACGGTGCGTTATCGCTTCAACGATCCGTGGTCGCTGTTCACGATGATCCAGACGCTCCGGGTCGCGGCACCCAGCGGTCTGGGCGTGCCGAGCGAAGAACCTAATCCCACGCTGCAGCTTGCATTTGCAATGCGTGCCGCGGTACCGAATGCAGCCGTCGACAACGGCAACGGCCGCAGCGGCCGCGCTGGAAGCGGAAGCCCCGCCGCGGATATGGCCAGTGCCGCGCAGGCGCAGCGTCAGGCACGCGTTTTCGTGCAACTGCAGATCATGCCGGCAGGCAAGAAGAATGCATTGGCCTGGCCGAGCAGCATGCCCACGCGTGCACCGGCCTGGAATGGTATGTAG
- a CDS encoding DotU family type IV/VI secretion system protein translates to MSPFSLSSSNTDGNDLPSRDRLKSDSDLLSEQFRSFIDEVLRAPARVAEMRETDPALAAQSMNRYLLRLLELQTAQIERDVSRLELDNVGDARYLKVALADELLLSLPWLGRDHWTGHLLESALYQSNIAGDLVFQRIDALLAEREPSRRKVARLYLLAIAMGFQGRYRSSGQLSFPGAGSAMGSKNGQSDAPADGPATVHDPRLDAYRRELFQFVFQRRPDLGGRDRVLDESAYAYTLAHLAPRKLPALSRWLSGVLIAIVALLAISEILWLSTTWDVRSALNGQFTADGANR, encoded by the coding sequence ATGTCACCCTTTTCTCTGTCTTCGTCGAACACGGACGGCAATGACCTGCCCAGCCGCGACCGCTTGAAATCCGACAGCGACCTGCTGAGCGAGCAATTCCGCAGCTTCATCGACGAAGTGCTCCGCGCCCCCGCGCGTGTCGCTGAAATGCGCGAAACCGATCCCGCCTTGGCGGCGCAATCGATGAATCGCTACCTGCTGCGCCTGCTCGAATTGCAGACCGCGCAAATCGAACGCGACGTCAGCCGTCTCGAATTGGACAACGTCGGCGATGCGCGCTACCTGAAAGTCGCCCTCGCCGATGAACTGTTACTCTCGCTGCCATGGCTTGGTCGCGATCACTGGACGGGCCATCTGCTGGAATCCGCACTGTACCAAAGCAATATCGCCGGCGATCTTGTGTTTCAACGTATCGACGCGCTGTTAGCCGAGCGCGAACCGTCACGCCGCAAGGTGGCACGGCTCTATCTGCTGGCGATAGCGATGGGGTTTCAGGGACGGTACCGCAGCAGCGGCCAGTTGTCGTTCCCGGGCGCCGGCAGCGCGATGGGCAGCAAAAACGGCCAATCGGACGCTCCCGCCGACGGCCCCGCGACGGTACACGACCCGCGGCTCGACGCTTACCGCCGGGAGCTGTTCCAGTTCGTGTTCCAACGGCGACCGGACCTTGGCGGCCGGGACCGCGTGCTGGACGAATCCGCCTATGCCTACACACTGGCGCATCTCGCGCCGCGCAAGTTGCCCGCGCTGAGCCGTTGGTTGAGCGGCGTGTTGATCGCGATTGTCGCCCTGCTCGCAATATCCGAAATTCTCTGGCTTTCAACCACCTGGGACGTGCGCAGCGCATTGAACGGCCAATTCACGGCAGACGGAGCCAACCGATGA
- a CDS encoding cation:dicarboxylase symporter family transporter, which yields MNAKKLYTIVLNPWVVLSSLALGGAFGMLAPEAALRLSTLGDVYVDLLKMTTLPFMISAVIFSLQRLLRVGGTGKLLARVAAVFLGASLVVAIVGAVVLIVVRPGQGLSHATMQTFGQIVGGNLGSTDTVMDLYGVDTVVRSPGFSDILLSLIPTNIFAALAGGEALKALVFALLFGLAVGYVPSRISDGLTQALETVYHACQKLMHWLSYPLPLILFCMSASQIAKTGPGPLHAMVQFVGAFALASVLLLLLAVALIWKRSAQSASVTLNALRGPFALALATRNSAACMPIMIESLVEDMGFARARVELLVPLAISLLRIGPVVYYVCATLFIAQLYGHTLGLIEITTVIFASILAGFASAGMTGLVTVSLISMTCAYLRLPFEAAFVLFLAVDPVCDILRTLVLVIGNTAAVALICPRPLKV from the coding sequence ATGAATGCGAAAAAACTGTACACGATCGTTCTTAATCCGTGGGTCGTCCTGAGCAGCCTGGCACTGGGCGGTGCGTTCGGGATGCTCGCCCCCGAGGCAGCGCTGCGCCTGTCGACGTTGGGCGATGTCTACGTCGATCTGCTGAAGATGACCACGCTGCCCTTCATGATTTCGGCGGTCATCTTCAGCCTGCAGCGTCTGTTACGCGTGGGCGGCACCGGCAAATTACTCGCCCGGGTGGCGGCGGTGTTCCTGGGCGCGTCGCTCGTGGTCGCCATCGTCGGCGCCGTGGTACTGATAGTGGTACGTCCTGGTCAGGGACTGTCACATGCGACGATGCAAACCTTCGGTCAGATCGTCGGCGGCAATCTAGGGTCCACGGACACCGTCATGGATCTCTATGGCGTGGATACCGTCGTGCGGTCGCCGGGCTTCTCGGACATTCTGCTGAGCTTGATTCCGACGAATATTTTCGCGGCGCTGGCGGGCGGTGAAGCATTGAAGGCACTGGTTTTCGCCTTGCTTTTCGGCCTGGCGGTCGGCTACGTGCCATCGCGCATTTCCGATGGTCTGACGCAAGCGCTCGAGACGGTCTATCACGCCTGCCAGAAACTGATGCACTGGTTGAGCTACCCGTTACCGCTCATCCTGTTCTGCATGAGCGCATCGCAGATCGCCAAGACGGGGCCCGGCCCTTTACACGCGATGGTGCAATTTGTCGGCGCCTTCGCACTGGCTTCGGTGCTGCTGTTGTTATTGGCGGTCGCCTTGATCTGGAAGCGCTCCGCGCAAAGCGCCTCGGTAACGCTCAATGCATTGCGCGGCCCTTTTGCGCTCGCCCTGGCAACGCGCAACAGTGCGGCCTGCATGCCGATCATGATCGAAAGCCTGGTCGAAGATATGGGCTTCGCCCGCGCCCGCGTCGAATTGCTCGTGCCCTTGGCCATCTCCTTATTGCGCATCGGACCGGTGGTCTATTACGTCTGCGCGACGCTGTTCATCGCACAACTCTATGGTCACACACTCGGCTTGATCGAGATCACGACGGTGATCTTTGCCTCGATCCTGGCCGGATTTGCGTCCGCCGGCATGACCGGCCTCGTGACGGTCTCGCTGATCAGCATGACCTGCGCCTATCTCCGTCTGCCGTTCGAAGCGGCGTTCGTGCTGTTCCTGGCGGTGGATCCTGTCTGCGATATTCTGCGGACACTGGTGCTGGTCATTGGCAATACTGCCGCCGTGGCGCTGATCTGTCCGCGTCCCTTGAAGGTTTGA
- a CDS encoding cation:dicarboxylase symporter family transporter, whose translation MTLQKRLANPWIILLCIVLGAVAGAYLPVLGDIGFTLGTVYLAIVAMAALPLQVVAGFFGLRQIAALPRPVLRLAMMAALALALVLATTLAATLISIAARPGAQLDGGQRAYLGSIVEGAQADTMTLAPDAAADGDAESTRHAGNANAAASPLDGPSNADAMSAIGATASPMSVAELMPNDPSLRDVVPDNFYHILASGRLLGILTGTLFFGLAFARLSKTQSQSLSHILEGAYRTLEIIIDRANLCIPVLAFGMTAHLVDQISLQTLAAMSGLVLTFLFAVAVLGSIAVYTVSRCGGHPLRAVLDALHAPMLISLTSGSVIASIPSTIDTMSAQLGYSRAVAELLVPFGTVFVRVGNAVYYACVAIFVATLYHYPLGATSLLLIWLGAALASMLSAGYGAAASIGYVTFVLSFLQLPADAVVFLLLSVDPLCSGARNLLSVLFVCALTALASTGLPSERAEIVRGTRRGELGDRRGGMTPAGTITFAFTRTQLAVAVACSGLIAAFVVLIGIGVGAR comes from the coding sequence ATGACATTGCAAAAGCGCTTGGCCAATCCGTGGATCATCTTGCTCTGCATCGTGCTGGGGGCAGTGGCCGGCGCCTATCTGCCCGTGCTGGGCGACATTGGCTTTACGCTCGGTACCGTCTATCTCGCCATCGTCGCCATGGCCGCGCTGCCATTGCAGGTGGTCGCCGGCTTCTTCGGCCTGCGCCAGATTGCGGCGCTGCCGCGTCCGGTACTACGGTTGGCGATGATGGCCGCGCTGGCGCTGGCCTTGGTGCTCGCGACGACGCTTGCCGCCACGCTGATCAGCATCGCCGCCCGTCCCGGCGCGCAACTGGACGGCGGCCAACGCGCCTACCTGGGCAGCATCGTCGAAGGGGCGCAAGCCGACACGATGACGCTCGCGCCTGACGCCGCCGCGGACGGCGACGCCGAATCGACACGCCACGCGGGCAATGCCAACGCGGCCGCCAGCCCACTGGACGGGCCGAGCAACGCCGATGCAATGAGCGCGATCGGCGCGACCGCAAGCCCCATGAGCGTCGCCGAATTGATGCCCAACGATCCGTCTTTGCGCGATGTCGTACCGGATAATTTCTACCATATCCTGGCCAGCGGGCGTCTCCTCGGCATTCTGACCGGTACGCTGTTCTTCGGCCTGGCGTTCGCCCGTCTGTCGAAGACGCAGAGTCAGTCGCTGAGTCATATCCTCGAAGGGGCGTATCGCACTCTCGAAATCATTATCGATCGGGCCAATCTTTGCATTCCGGTGCTCGCTTTCGGGATGACGGCGCATCTGGTCGATCAGATCAGCCTGCAGACATTGGCCGCGATGAGCGGCCTGGTCCTGACCTTTCTATTTGCCGTCGCAGTCCTTGGATCGATTGCCGTCTATACGGTCAGTCGCTGCGGCGGCCATCCCTTGCGTGCCGTCCTTGACGCATTGCACGCGCCGATGCTGATCAGCCTGACCTCGGGCAGCGTCATCGCATCGATTCCCAGCACCATCGATACGATGAGCGCACAGCTGGGCTACAGTCGCGCCGTCGCCGAATTATTGGTTCCCTTCGGTACCGTGTTCGTACGCGTGGGGAACGCCGTGTATTACGCCTGCGTCGCCATTTTCGTCGCGACCTTGTATCACTATCCGTTAGGTGCCACGTCCCTGTTGCTGATTTGGCTCGGCGCGGCGCTGGCCTCCATGTTGTCGGCGGGATATGGGGCGGCAGCCAGTATTGGCTATGTTACGTTCGTACTCTCGTTTCTCCAGTTGCCCGCCGATGCGGTGGTCTTTTTACTATTGAGCGTGGATCCGCTATGCAGCGGTGCGCGCAACCTGCTGTCGGTGCTGTTCGTTTGCGCGTTGACTGCCCTCGCGTCCACCGGCTTGCCGTCGGAGCGGGCTGAAATCGTACGCGGCACACGACGCGGCGAACTCGGCGACAGACGCGGCGGGATGACGCCGGCCGGCACCATCACCTTCGCGTTCACGCGAACACAACTTGCGGTGGCAGTGGCATGTAGTGGATTGATCGCTGCGTTTGTCGTGCTCATCGGCATTGGCGTGGGGGCGCGATGA